In Massilia forsythiae, one DNA window encodes the following:
- a CDS encoding antitoxin Xre/MbcA/ParS toxin-binding domain-containing protein has translation MKNSAAKQSQVKTAMPVSAANPKPPARKSATQTKPATKLSQSRAASSAPKGKYVAALQSSPRIHPAILRKDHTRLNVRDFRILYQSPPEDRIKLIRAGVGATEMKAFAADLGIPQDRFFRMFGIAQATVTRKALKQQAMSVDESAKIVGMAKLVGQVETMLEQSGDPELMRDFDAPKWLARWIEEPSPALGDKRPAEYMDTIEGQEMVSRLLSMMQTGAYA, from the coding sequence ATGAAAAATTCCGCAGCAAAGCAGTCTCAAGTCAAGACCGCAATGCCGGTGAGCGCTGCCAATCCTAAGCCGCCGGCTCGTAAGAGCGCCACGCAGACCAAGCCGGCGACGAAACTGTCTCAGTCGAGGGCAGCATCTTCCGCGCCCAAAGGCAAATACGTCGCCGCGCTTCAGTCGTCGCCGCGAATCCACCCGGCTATCCTTCGAAAAGATCACACACGGCTGAATGTGCGTGATTTTCGCATCCTGTATCAGTCACCGCCCGAAGATCGCATCAAACTCATTCGTGCAGGCGTCGGCGCCACCGAAATGAAGGCCTTCGCAGCTGACCTTGGCATTCCACAGGACCGGTTTTTTCGTATGTTTGGCATCGCCCAGGCGACGGTGACGCGCAAGGCTTTGAAACAGCAAGCGATGTCAGTCGATGAAAGCGCGAAAATCGTCGGAATGGCAAAGTTGGTCGGTCAAGTCGAAACGATGCTGGAACAATCGGGAGACCCCGAATTGATGCGGGATTTCGATGCACCCAAATGGCTTGCGCGCTGGATTGAAGAGCCGTCCCCGGCATTGGGAGACAAGCGTCCGGCCGAGTATATGGACACGATCGAGGGGCAAGAAATGGTATCGCGGCTTCTATCGATGATGCAGACGGGGGCATATGCATGA
- a CDS encoding sensor histidine kinase produces the protein MNQPAPPLVPVLAALPVALCMAILGLPAALGNGPALAFRTMYLVACMAWTVPLALLQRALWRREASWLVTGLALLGASYGMSLLNNLFGQFLGIALGLARHIDWRDLVYGLDGCWLALAMFCAVHALAVYYLSLQRTRLRLAQAEAAARDAELRALRLQVNPHFLFNTLNAISALVTAGAAQDANRMIGRVSDFLRATLAHDGRHEHALAEELALTEAYLDIEKARLGPRLQLSMKAGPDLLDAAVPYLMLQPLVENAVRHGIAPLAVPGRLDIVVGRAGGSLLVKVCNDGRPGAAARSDVAAVADRAANAPGGIDQAGTTQGGIGLANVAERLRRLYGEAQQVDAGWRADGRFGVRIALPLRPLPPPSPALAANDAGVAP, from the coding sequence GTGAACCAACCGGCGCCGCCGCTCGTCCCCGTCCTCGCCGCCCTGCCGGTGGCGCTGTGCATGGCGATCCTGGGCTTGCCCGCGGCGCTCGGCAACGGCCCTGCGCTGGCATTCCGCACGATGTACCTGGTGGCCTGCATGGCCTGGACCGTGCCGCTGGCGCTGCTGCAGCGTGCGCTGTGGCGGCGCGAGGCTTCCTGGCTCGTGACCGGCCTGGCGCTGCTGGGCGCCAGCTACGGGATGTCCTTGCTGAACAACCTGTTCGGGCAATTCCTGGGAATCGCGCTGGGCCTCGCCAGACACATCGACTGGCGCGACCTGGTATACGGCCTGGACGGCTGCTGGCTGGCGCTGGCCATGTTCTGCGCGGTGCATGCGCTGGCCGTGTATTACCTGTCGCTGCAGCGCACCCGGCTGCGCCTGGCCCAGGCCGAGGCGGCGGCGCGCGACGCCGAGCTGCGCGCCCTGCGCCTGCAGGTGAATCCGCACTTCCTGTTCAACACGCTGAACGCGATCTCGGCGCTGGTGACGGCCGGCGCCGCCCAGGACGCCAACCGCATGATCGGACGCGTGTCCGACTTCCTGCGCGCCACGCTGGCGCACGACGGCCGCCACGAGCACGCGCTGGCCGAGGAGCTGGCGCTGACCGAAGCCTACCTCGACATCGAAAAGGCGCGGCTCGGCCCGCGCCTGCAACTGTCGATGAAGGCCGGGCCGGACCTGCTGGATGCCGCCGTGCCCTACCTGATGCTGCAGCCGCTGGTCGAGAATGCGGTGCGCCACGGCATCGCGCCGCTGGCCGTGCCGGGACGGCTCGACATCGTGGTCGGGCGCGCCGGTGGCAGCCTGCTGGTGAAGGTGTGCAACGACGGACGGCCTGGCGCAGCTGCGCGCAGCGACGTGGCGGCCGTGGCGGACAGGGCCGCAAACGCGCCGGGCGGAATCGACCAAGCCGGCACGACCCAAGGCGGCATCGGCCTGGCCAACGTCGCCGAGCGCCTGCGCCGCCTGTACGGCGAGGCGCAGCAGGTCGATGCCGGCTGGCGCGCCGATGGCCGCTTCGGCGTGCGCATCGCGCTGCCGCTGCGGCCGTTGCCGCCGCCATCCCCGGCACTGGCCGCGAACGACGCCGGCGTGGCACCATGA
- a CDS encoding nuclear transport factor 2 family protein, whose translation MNAKHLLSACLLAACCIGPARAADPHEADRAAIRQVVQQFQAAIIAHDGKALGALFLQDHDSWLSVADDTAWAEVKVRHPDARKVLKSSWRKFADMIQNGKRPVEERFYNVRIDTNGAVASVYFDFDFLSNGEVTNRGAESWQMVHDADGWKISSMLYSFDR comes from the coding sequence ATGAATGCCAAGCACCTCTTGTCCGCCTGCCTGCTCGCCGCCTGCTGCATCGGCCCGGCGCGCGCCGCCGACCCGCACGAGGCCGACCGCGCCGCCATCCGGCAGGTGGTGCAGCAGTTCCAGGCCGCCATCATCGCCCACGACGGCAAGGCGCTGGGCGCGCTGTTCCTGCAGGACCACGACAGCTGGCTGTCGGTGGCGGACGACACCGCCTGGGCCGAGGTCAAGGTGCGCCACCCGGACGCGCGCAAGGTGCTCAAGTCCAGCTGGCGCAAGTTCGCCGACATGATCCAGAACGGCAAGCGGCCGGTCGAGGAACGCTTTTATAACGTGCGCATCGACACCAATGGCGCCGTGGCCTCGGTCTACTTCGATTTCGATTTCCTGAGCAATGGCGAGGTCACCAACCGCGGCGCCGAATCGTGGCAGATGGTGCACGACGCCGACGGCTGGAAGATCAGCTCGATGCTGTACTCGTTCGACCGCTGA
- a CDS encoding ABC transporter ATP-binding protein: MLELQNVTKRFGADLVAVDDVSLHLHAGVVGLIGHNGAGKTTLMQMIATLARPSSGRILFDGADIAVRPEAMRRRLGYLPQDFGVYRNVSALEFMQYFAALKGVRDPARIRRLLELVNLHDQARRPASGFSGGMLRRLGIAQALLNDPDILVVDEPTAGLDPEERLRFRNLLAELGFDKLVIVSTHIVSDVESIAGRLAIMKNGRLAACDTPDAILARARGRVWSASVDADEYERLRAATHVLQALRQGEQVALRIAHPYSPCPGARLAEPSLEEALMAQRYAVREAA, encoded by the coding sequence ATGCTGGAACTGCAAAACGTCACCAAACGCTTCGGAGCCGACCTGGTCGCGGTCGACGATGTCTCGCTGCATCTGCATGCCGGCGTGGTCGGCCTGATCGGCCACAACGGCGCCGGCAAGACCACGCTGATGCAGATGATCGCGACGCTGGCGCGGCCGAGCAGCGGACGCATCCTGTTCGACGGCGCCGACATCGCCGTCCGCCCGGAAGCGATGCGCCGGCGCCTGGGCTACCTGCCGCAGGATTTCGGCGTCTACCGCAACGTGAGCGCGCTCGAATTCATGCAGTACTTCGCCGCCCTGAAAGGCGTGCGCGACCCGGCGCGCATCCGCCGCTTGCTGGAACTGGTCAACCTGCACGATCAGGCCCGCCGCCCCGCCAGCGGCTTCTCGGGCGGCATGCTGCGCCGCCTGGGCATCGCGCAGGCACTATTGAACGACCCGGACATCCTGGTGGTCGACGAGCCGACCGCCGGCCTCGATCCGGAAGAGCGGCTGCGCTTTCGCAACCTGCTGGCCGAACTCGGTTTCGATAAACTGGTGATCGTCTCGACCCACATCGTGTCCGACGTCGAGAGCATCGCCGGGCGGCTGGCGATCATGAAGAACGGCCGCCTGGCGGCGTGCGACACGCCGGACGCGATCCTGGCACGTGCGCGCGGCCGGGTATGGTCGGCCAGCGTCGACGCCGACGAGTACGAACGCCTGCGCGCCGCCACGCACGTGCTGCAGGCGCTGCGCCAAGGAGAACAAGTAGCGCTGCGCATCGCCCATCCGTACTCTCCCTGCCCCGGCGCGCGGTTGGCCGAACCGAGCCTGGAAGAAGCGCTGATGGCGCAGCGCTACGCGGTGCGGGAGGCGGCATGA
- a CDS encoding SPFH domain-containing protein, which yields MSTHTRHETPLSSMNGYLALGGGLLAIPTGAWLLKTAAEAGSGLAALLGIAAILAGVFAWAGLYMLQPNQTAVLTLFGRYVGTDRSEGLRWAFPLYRKSRLTVRARNLNIPILKVNDKRGNPVEIAAAVVWRVRDTAQALFEVDSFERYVSVQAEAALRHLAAQYAYDEGLDLAPGELTLRGGAAEVALALKNELTERFEAAGVETVDAKLTHLAYAPEIAQVMLRRQQAQAIISARAQIVHGAVAMVEDALKGLAERDIVALDAERKAAMVTNLLVVLCSDRDTQPIVNAGTLYN from the coding sequence ATGTCCACGCACACCCGGCACGAAACGCCGCTTTCGTCGATGAACGGTTACCTCGCCCTGGGCGGCGGCCTGCTCGCCATCCCCACCGGCGCCTGGCTGCTCAAGACGGCGGCGGAGGCGGGTTCGGGCCTGGCGGCGCTGCTGGGCATCGCGGCGATCCTGGCCGGCGTGTTCGCCTGGGCCGGCCTGTACATGCTGCAGCCGAACCAGACCGCGGTGCTGACGCTGTTCGGCCGCTATGTCGGCACCGACCGCAGCGAAGGCTTGCGCTGGGCCTTTCCGCTGTACCGCAAGAGCCGCCTGACGGTGCGCGCACGCAACCTGAACATCCCGATCCTGAAGGTCAACGACAAGCGCGGCAATCCGGTCGAGATCGCGGCGGCCGTGGTCTGGCGCGTGCGCGATACCGCCCAGGCGCTGTTCGAGGTCGACAGTTTCGAGCGCTACGTGAGCGTGCAGGCCGAAGCCGCGCTGCGCCACCTGGCCGCGCAGTATGCCTACGACGAAGGCCTGGACCTGGCGCCGGGCGAGCTGACCCTGCGCGGCGGCGCCGCCGAGGTGGCGCTGGCGCTGAAGAACGAGCTGACCGAGCGCTTCGAGGCCGCCGGCGTCGAGACGGTCGATGCCAAGCTGACCCACCTCGCCTACGCCCCCGAGATCGCGCAGGTGATGCTGCGCCGCCAGCAGGCGCAGGCGATCATCAGCGCGCGCGCCCAGATCGTGCACGGCGCCGTCGCCATGGTCGAGGATGCGTTGAAGGGCCTGGCCGAGCGCGACATCGTCGCGCTGGACGCCGAGCGCAAGGCAGCGATGGTCACCAACCTGCTGGTGGTGCTGTGCTCCGACCGCGACACGCAACCCATCGTGAATGCGGGCACGCTGTACAACTGA
- a CDS encoding helix-turn-helix domain-containing protein, producing the protein MHLYREFAPHPALAGHVACLWTSQALPDGTPLRRRILPDNCIDILWQDRAPLGFVAGMMSRAHRFETPQPLRTVAVRLRPGAARALFDLPLHVLQDAHPALDALWPHAEAEALGAELWEHERTPAQQLATIEGALLARLRDRAACALAAGSAAPAGRLTDAALRLIDGTGGAVRIGALAQSLGVSRQHLNQQFRDRVGLNAKTYAMVSRFGRAGAALRAAHGAAARDIDWAGLALDCGYYDQSHLIHEFRLFADQTPQAFALGRSGAATTAGGQP; encoded by the coding sequence ATGCACCTGTACCGCGAATTCGCGCCGCACCCGGCCCTGGCCGGCCACGTCGCCTGCCTGTGGACCAGCCAGGCGCTGCCGGATGGCACGCCGCTGCGCCGGCGCATCCTGCCCGACAACTGCATCGACATCCTGTGGCAAGACCGCGCGCCGCTGGGCTTCGTCGCCGGCATGATGTCGCGCGCGCACCGCTTCGAGACGCCGCAGCCGCTGCGGACGGTGGCGGTGCGCTTGCGGCCCGGCGCGGCGCGCGCCCTGTTCGACCTGCCGCTGCACGTGCTGCAGGATGCGCATCCGGCACTGGACGCGCTGTGGCCGCACGCGGAGGCCGAGGCGCTGGGCGCGGAGTTATGGGAACACGAACGGACGCCGGCGCAGCAGCTGGCGACGATCGAAGGCGCCCTGCTGGCGCGCCTGCGCGATCGCGCCGCCTGTGCGCTGGCGGCCGGCAGTGCGGCGCCGGCCGGCCGCTTGACCGATGCGGCGCTGCGCCTGATCGACGGCACCGGCGGCGCGGTGCGCATCGGCGCGCTGGCGCAGTCGCTGGGCGTCTCGCGCCAGCACCTGAACCAGCAGTTCCGCGACCGCGTCGGGCTGAATGCCAAGACCTACGCCATGGTCAGCCGTTTCGGGCGCGCCGGCGCCGCGCTGCGCGCTGCGCATGGCGCGGCGGCGCGCGACATCGACTGGGCCGGGCTGGCGCTCGATTGCGGCTACTACGACCAGTCGCACCTGATCCACGAATTCCGGCTGTTCGCGGACCAGACGCCGCAAGCCTTCGCACTCGGGCGCTCCGGGGCCGCCACGACCGCGGGCGGACAGCCCTAG
- a CDS encoding AI-2E family transporter: MHSRPGRNYARAAAVILLAIGCLYVLRPFLAAILFAAAVVISSWPLYLRLLNRLRGRRTLAALTMTLSLTLLVIIPLALGAYRLADNVADAFDQIRVALDHGELVPPSWIRTLPLVGEQLDAYLRQLVASRERMLELGRRLIEPARHYLLAGGLALGTGIVQMGLAAFVSFFFYRDGAALMTVIGASMRRIIGEEAGPVAEIVSQTVRGVMYGLLGTALAQAVVAAIGFLVAGVPGVLVLSVLVFVLSLIPVGPPLIWGGAAVWLFSQGENGWGIFMLVWGFFLISGVDNVVRPMLISRGSSLPFLLTLLGVLGGVLAFGFVGLFIGPVLLAVGYSLMSGWTHTRDPIVRQKGEGL; encoded by the coding sequence ATGCACTCCCGACCAGGACGCAACTATGCCCGCGCCGCCGCCGTCATCCTGCTGGCGATCGGTTGCTTGTATGTGCTGCGGCCGTTCCTGGCCGCGATCCTGTTCGCGGCGGCGGTGGTCATCTCTTCCTGGCCGCTCTACCTGCGCCTGCTGAACCGCCTGCGCGGCCGGCGCACGCTGGCGGCGCTCACCATGACCCTGTCGCTGACGCTGCTGGTGATCATCCCGCTGGCGCTGGGGGCCTACCGGCTGGCCGACAACGTCGCCGACGCCTTCGACCAGATCCGCGTGGCGCTCGACCACGGCGAACTGGTGCCGCCATCCTGGATCCGCACGCTGCCGCTGGTCGGCGAGCAGCTCGACGCCTATTTGCGCCAGCTGGTGGCCAGCCGCGAGCGCATGCTGGAGCTGGGACGCCGCCTGATCGAGCCGGCGCGCCACTACCTGCTGGCAGGCGGGCTGGCGCTCGGCACCGGCATCGTGCAGATGGGCCTGGCCGCCTTCGTCAGCTTCTTCTTCTACCGCGACGGCGCCGCCCTGATGACCGTGATCGGCGCCTCCATGCGCCGCATCATCGGCGAGGAAGCCGGCCCGGTCGCCGAGATCGTCAGCCAGACCGTGCGCGGCGTGATGTACGGCCTGCTCGGCACCGCGCTGGCGCAGGCGGTCGTCGCCGCCATCGGCTTCCTGGTCGCCGGCGTGCCGGGCGTGCTGGTGCTGTCGGTGCTGGTGTTCGTGCTGTCGCTGATCCCGGTCGGCCCGCCGCTGATCTGGGGCGGCGCGGCGGTCTGGCTGTTCAGCCAGGGCGAGAACGGCTGGGGCATCTTCATGCTGGTCTGGGGCTTCTTCCTGATCAGCGGCGTCGACAACGTGGTGCGGCCGATGCTGATCAGCCGCGGCTCCAGTTTGCCGTTCCTGCTGACCTTGCTCGGCGTGCTGGGCGGCGTGCTGGCGTTCGGCTTCGTCGGGCTGTTCATCGGGCCGGTGCTGCTGGCGGTGGGCTATTCCTTGATGAGCGGGTGGACGCATACGCGCGATCCGATCGTGCGGCAGAAGGGGGAGGGGCTGTGA
- a CDS encoding LytR/AlgR family response regulator transcription factor has translation MSGAADHHIGDAAGAGAGNRMQRTPLRVAIVDDEPLARLAVCTHLARRPGFEIVAEYADGDAAAHGLALLRPDLAFVDVQMPGRSGLAALAALPRDSRPMAILLTAHEGFALQAFELAALDYLLKPIDDERLDEALERALDAFPYRRTSAAAAAAAPWLRSFSVRAGARTVLVGAAEVERIEADGDYATLHVGTRRYLVRERLHALARRLDPLQFQRVHRSSIVRLDMVAELRALTNRDALLRLRDGTLLRASRTYMPALTQALARQGQPAAALLKTG, from the coding sequence ATGAGCGGCGCCGCGGACCATCACATCGGCGATGCCGCCGGCGCTGGCGCTGGCAACAGGATGCAGCGCACGCCGCTGCGCGTCGCGATCGTCGACGACGAACCGCTGGCGCGGCTGGCGGTGTGCACGCACCTGGCGCGCCGCCCGGGCTTCGAGATCGTCGCCGAATACGCCGACGGCGACGCCGCCGCGCACGGCCTGGCCCTGCTGCGCCCCGACCTGGCCTTCGTCGACGTGCAGATGCCCGGCCGCAGCGGGCTGGCGGCGCTGGCCGCGCTGCCCAGGGACAGCCGGCCGATGGCGATCCTGCTCACCGCCCACGAAGGTTTCGCCCTGCAGGCATTCGAACTGGCGGCGCTCGACTACCTGCTCAAGCCGATCGACGACGAGCGCCTGGACGAAGCGCTGGAACGCGCGCTGGACGCCTTTCCCTACCGTCGCACGAGCGCCGCGGCGGCAGCGGCGGCCCCCTGGCTGCGCAGCTTCAGCGTGCGCGCCGGCGCCCGCACGGTGCTGGTCGGCGCCGCCGAGGTCGAGCGCATCGAGGCCGACGGCGACTACGCCACGCTGCACGTGGGCACGCGCCGCTACCTGGTGCGCGAACGCCTGCATGCGCTGGCGCGGCGCCTCGATCCGCTGCAGTTCCAGCGCGTGCACCGCTCCAGCATCGTGCGCCTGGACATGGTGGCCGAACTGCGCGCCCTCACCAACCGCGACGCCCTGCTGCGCCTGCGCGACGGCACCCTGCTACGCGCCAGCCGCACCTACATGCCGGCGCTGACGCAGGCGCTGGCGCGGCAGGGGCAGCCGGCAGCGGCGCTGCTGAAAACCGGCTGA
- the cyoE gene encoding heme o synthase, producing MITQTATHKPPSRIAQYWALTKPRVTQLAVFCAVIGMFLATDGFPGWHVLVWGTVGIWLLAGAAFAVNCLIEAEVDARMARTARRATAMGELSTMQTLVFSGVLGGLGMGVLYTMVNPLTMWLTLVTFVGYALIYTILLKPNTPQNIVIGGLSGAMPPALGWAAVANTVPMEAWLLVLIIFIWTPPHFWALAMYRRDDYVRSGLPMLPVTHGMAHTGLQVWLYSVALAACTLLPFAVGMSGYLYLAAAVALNAVFLRYGWLIHKRYSDQIARKAFAWSIVYLSLLFAALLVDHYVKLYLHF from the coding sequence ATGATTACCCAGACCGCCACCCACAAACCGCCCAGCCGGATCGCTCAGTACTGGGCGCTGACCAAGCCCCGCGTCACCCAGCTCGCCGTCTTTTGCGCCGTCATCGGCATGTTCCTGGCTACCGACGGCTTTCCGGGCTGGCACGTGCTGGTCTGGGGCACGGTCGGCATCTGGCTGCTGGCCGGCGCCGCCTTCGCCGTCAACTGCCTGATCGAGGCCGAAGTCGACGCGCGCATGGCGCGCACCGCGCGCCGCGCCACCGCCATGGGCGAACTCAGCACCATGCAGACGCTGGTGTTTTCCGGCGTGCTCGGCGGCCTCGGCATGGGCGTGCTGTACACCATGGTCAATCCGCTCACCATGTGGCTGACGCTGGTCACCTTCGTCGGCTATGCGCTGATCTACACGATCCTATTAAAACCGAACACGCCGCAGAACATCGTCATCGGCGGCCTGTCCGGCGCCATGCCGCCGGCGCTCGGCTGGGCCGCGGTCGCCAATACCGTGCCGATGGAAGCCTGGCTGCTGGTCTTGATCATCTTCATCTGGACCCCGCCGCATTTCTGGGCGCTGGCCATGTACCGGCGCGACGACTACGTGCGCTCGGGCCTGCCGATGCTGCCGGTCACGCACGGCATGGCGCATACCGGCCTGCAGGTATGGCTGTATTCGGTGGCGCTGGCCGCCTGCACGCTGCTGCCGTTCGCGGTCGGCATGAGCGGTTATTTGTACCTGGCGGCGGCCGTCGCGCTGAACGCGGTGTTCCTGCGCTACGGCTGGCTGATCCACAAGCGCTACAGCGACCAGATCGCACGCAAGGCCTTCGCCTGGTCGATCGTCTACCTGTCGCTGCTGTTCGCGGCGCTGCTGGTCGACCATTACGTCAAGCTCTACCTGCACTTCTGA
- a CDS encoding SCO family protein — MKKLLPPLLIACALGASLAACDKTPGTPAKPAVSFQNTDVTGLDYAKGFSLTDHTGKPRTLADYKGKVVVVFFGYTQCPDVCPTTMADMAAAMQKLGPLADKVQVAFITLDPERDTRELLASYAPAFDKRFVGLYGTLDQTAKVAKDFKVFYAKVPGATPTTYTIDHTAGSYVFDRDGRLRLFVRHGTSPDAIVHDIRQLLS, encoded by the coding sequence ATGAAAAAACTGCTGCCCCCCTTGCTGATTGCCTGTGCGCTTGGCGCCTCGCTCGCCGCCTGCGACAAGACGCCCGGCACGCCGGCCAAGCCGGCGGTCAGCTTCCAGAACACCGACGTCACCGGCCTCGACTACGCCAAGGGCTTCAGCCTGACCGACCACACCGGCAAGCCGCGCACGCTGGCCGACTACAAGGGCAAGGTGGTGGTGGTGTTCTTCGGCTACACCCAGTGCCCGGACGTGTGCCCGACCACGATGGCCGACATGGCGGCCGCGATGCAGAAGCTGGGACCGCTGGCCGACAAGGTGCAGGTCGCCTTCATCACCCTCGACCCCGAGCGCGACACGCGCGAACTGCTGGCCAGCTACGCGCCGGCGTTCGACAAGCGCTTCGTCGGCCTGTACGGCACGCTTGATCAGACGGCGAAGGTGGCCAAGGACTTCAAGGTGTTCTACGCCAAGGTGCCGGGCGCCACGCCGACCACCTATACCATCGACCACACCGCCGGCAGCTACGTGTTCGACCGCGACGGCCGCCTGCGCCTGTTCGTACGCCACGGCACCAGCCCCGACGCCATCGTGCACGACATCCGTCAGTTGTTGTCCTGA
- a CDS encoding glutathione S-transferase family protein, with product MDRKPTLFHAPHSRSGAVRILLEELGADYDLHVLNLKQHETRAPGYLAVNPMGKVPAILHDGILVTEQPAVFIYLADLYPEAGLAPALDDPLRGAYLRWLVFYGASFEPALIDRALKREPAPPSLCPYGDYDTVLDTLTAQLRGGPWLLGERFSAADVLWGSALGWTTAFKLVPELPEIMAYVERVTSRPAAQRATAADAELAAAQA from the coding sequence ATGGACCGCAAACCGACCCTGTTCCACGCTCCCCACTCCCGTTCCGGCGCCGTGCGCATCCTGCTCGAGGAACTCGGCGCCGACTACGACCTGCACGTACTGAACCTCAAGCAGCACGAGACGCGCGCACCCGGCTACCTGGCCGTCAACCCGATGGGCAAGGTGCCGGCCATCCTGCACGACGGCATCCTGGTCACCGAACAGCCGGCGGTGTTCATCTACCTGGCCGATTTGTACCCGGAAGCCGGCCTGGCGCCGGCGCTGGACGACCCGCTGCGCGGCGCCTATCTGCGCTGGCTGGTGTTCTACGGCGCCTCGTTCGAACCGGCCCTGATCGACCGCGCCCTGAAACGCGAGCCGGCGCCGCCGTCGCTGTGCCCGTACGGCGACTACGACACCGTGCTGGACACGCTCACCGCCCAGCTGCGCGGCGGCCCCTGGCTGCTGGGCGAGCGCTTCAGCGCGGCCGACGTGCTGTGGGGCAGCGCGCTGGGCTGGACCACGGCCTTCAAACTCGTGCCGGAACTGCCCGAGATCATGGCCTACGTCGAGCGCGTGACATCGCGGCCGGCGGCGCAGCGGGCGACGGCGGCCGACGCCGAGCTGGCGGCGGCGCAGGCCTGA
- a CDS encoding VOC family protein encodes MLKGLRTVQYPVADLDRAKGWFTEVLGTGPYFDQPFYVGFSVGGFELGLVPDGTPGTAGSIVYWGVDDVEAELARIVKLGASVHEAVQDVGEGIRVATLLDPFGNVLGLIENPLFDPAAVR; translated from the coding sequence ATGCTCAAAGGATTGCGTACCGTGCAGTACCCCGTGGCCGACCTGGACCGCGCCAAGGGCTGGTTCACCGAAGTGCTCGGCACCGGCCCTTATTTCGACCAGCCCTTCTACGTCGGCTTCAGCGTCGGCGGTTTCGAACTCGGGCTGGTACCGGACGGCACGCCCGGCACCGCCGGCTCGATCGTGTACTGGGGCGTGGACGACGTCGAGGCCGAGCTGGCGCGCATCGTCAAGCTCGGCGCCAGCGTGCACGAGGCGGTGCAGGACGTCGGCGAAGGCATCCGCGTCGCGACCTTGCTGGACCCGTTCGGCAACGTCCTCGGCCTGATCGAGAATCCGCTGTTCGATCCGGCCGCCGTGCGCTGA
- a CDS encoding RES family NAD+ phosphorylase: protein MKLWRIATDTPDYTSDDMTGTGAKISGGRWNRPGTAMLYCGTNISLAVLETFVHLKAGGLPLNRYLVEINVHDDVWNKAVDMRNPPVGWDAIPAGTVSLNTGDNWIRANTSALMVVPSVIVSEEYNVLINPLHSDTKTFQVRKVRKWTYDSRLGK, encoded by the coding sequence ATGAAACTATGGCGTATCGCAACCGACACCCCTGATTACACATCGGACGACATGACGGGAACGGGAGCCAAGATCTCCGGCGGGCGCTGGAACCGTCCGGGTACTGCCATGCTGTACTGCGGCACAAATATCTCCCTGGCAGTCCTTGAGACTTTCGTCCATTTGAAAGCAGGTGGTCTTCCGTTGAATCGCTATCTGGTGGAGATCAACGTACACGACGATGTATGGAATAAAGCCGTGGACATGCGGAACCCACCAGTGGGATGGGATGCGATTCCCGCAGGGACAGTCAGCCTGAATACCGGTGACAACTGGATCAGGGCGAATACCAGTGCATTGATGGTAGTCCCTTCGGTGATTGTCTCGGAAGAATACAACGTGTTGATCAACCCATTGCACTCTGACACCAAGACGTTCCAGGTACGCAAAGTACGTAAATGGACTTACGATTCGCGTCTCGGCAAGTAG